In Saccopteryx bilineata isolate mSacBil1 chromosome X, mSacBil1_pri_phased_curated, whole genome shotgun sequence, the genomic window ttactgaatgcttgCACTGTGCAAAGCACActtagggagagaaagaagagagaaagaagtggggaggacaAATTTgctactttatattttaattttaaaaatttttttgcgggagagggagagaagagagggagggggaaagatgagaagcatcaactcctagttgcaacactttggttgttcattaattgtttctgctatgtgccttgaccagggtggtgggaggggggggggctctagctgagtcagtgaccccttgctcaagccagtgaccatgggatcatgttgttgttccacgctcaagccagagaccccgtgctcaggctggtgagcctgctctcaagctggagacctcagggtttttgaacctgggacctcagcgtccgaggttgatgctctatccactgtgcaccatcAGTCAGATGCAACTTTAGATTTTAGAGTGGCTAGGGAAGGCCTTAGTGCAGGggtggggaacctatggctcgcgagtcagatgtggctcttttgatggctgcatctggcttgctgaaaaatctttaataaaaaaaataacgttaaaaatataaaacattctcatgtattacaatccattcatttcctaccgctcatgttcatggttgcgggcggctggagccaatcacagctgtcctccgggacaacaccaaatttttattggataatgcataacgtacacgggttgttgtatggctctcacagaattacattttaaaatatgaggcattcatgtctctctcagccaaaaaggttcccgacccctgccttagtggtAAATGAAATttgagcaaagatctgaaaaaggTGAGAGAGTGAGCCACGTGGACAACTAGGGAAAGAACATCCCAGCCAAGTGCAAAGTCCTGGAGCAGGGCCATGACTAATGTGTGTGAGGAACAGCGTGGAGCAGTGAGTGAGGGGAGGAGATGACATTTGAGAGATGGTAGGGACAGACTGTACCGTGCCTGGTGGCCCATGGGAAAGACTCAGGCTTCTACTCTGACAAAGGAGCCGTGAGAGGGATGAGCTGAGAGCGGCCAAGATCTGACGTAAGATTTAGTAGGCTCCCTCTGGCTGTGAGGGAACTGAACtgtaggggtgggggcagaggcagggggacTATGAGGAGGAGGCTACTACAGCAGTCCAGGTAGCAGTGCTGGTGCTGGCAGCAACGTAGAGAGATTCAGATGTTTgctaatgtgtgtgtgttaacTTTTTATTACAAAAACATTCAATTATAGGTAGAAGTAAAGAGACTAGTATAATGAACCGACATATGCCCATCACCCAGCTTTAACAAATTTCAACACATGCTTATTCCTATTtgttcttttaaacatttatttatttatttatttatttatttatttatttatttatttattttacagaaagagagagtcagaggaatagatagggacagacagacgggagcagagagagatgatgagaagcatcaatcatcagttttttattgcaacatcttagttgttcattgattgctttctcgtatgtgccttaaccatgggccttcagcagactgagtaaccccttgcttgagccagcgaccttgagtccaagctgatgagcttttgctcaaaccagatgagcccttgctcaagctggcgacctcggggtctcgaacctgggacttctgcatcccagtccaacgctctatccactgcgtcaccacctggtcaggtcattcctatttgtttatcccCCATCCatcccctctctcattctctatgGAATTATTTTGGGAAAAATCCAGACATAATCCTATCCATAAAGACTTCAGTTTGTATCTCATTAAATTAATAACTCTTAAAAAACACAGTGCCATCATCCCActttagaaaattaacaataattcctTAGTATTATCAAATGTCTGGTCAGTGTTCAAATTTTCTTATCTCATAAGTATTTTAGGATCCAAACAAAGTCAACACATTGCATTTGGTTGATGGATTGatgtgttgttttaaatttttaaatctccCTCACTTTTCTCATATTTTGTTCAAGAAACCTTATTTGTCCTGTAGAGTTTTCCACAGTCTGGATATGGCTGATTGCATCCGTGTGGAAACACATTTCTTactcaattttttattaatttattaattctaatccACTATTAATTTATTAgactattaattttattacattaatttattAGCTATAccctattattattaaattaacttAACTAGAATTGATTCTGTTTAATTCTCTTATTCCCACTTTGTTTATTAGCTGGAATTCTTCTCTACAGAAAAACTTTCCCACATCAACTGTCTGCCTACCTTGACAGTGTATATCTTGAAGGTATATAGTTTATATAGAAAAGCTGTATAAACACTcacttttcccctttttatttatcagttttcAGAAGAAATCAACTTCTTGAAACGTGACCAAATAAAGGATTTTTGGTTTTGGTATATCATTCTTAACTCatgaattttaaacatatttgagGAGTTTCAATCCATTATCCCTATTTTTTTGATGTTTAAATTAAACTGCCTCTGGCCAGTGGAAGCTTATTTAGATTGGCTCCAGAGTCCTTTTGACCCATACTCATCAGTCTTTGAGCATTTCTTCACCTTGTGCTATGGCAGTATGTCCCAGACTCATCTGGTATTTTACTCACCCCAAACCTAGAAACAGCCATTTATTCCTTTTAGTGGAGAATGGTATTTAGATATGGCACTAAGTTTGTTTTTTGCTACTAGATTTGCTACTGTTTCTTGGCCTTGACAAAAGACAGagctatgcctgacctgtggtggcacagtgaataaggcgtcagcctggaaacactgaggtcactggttcaaaaccctgcacttgtctggtcaaggcacatatgacagttgatgctccctgctgcttctctctctctctctctctctctctctctctctctctcctctctctctctctctctctctctctctctctttctctctctctctcattctgtctcctctctaaaaaaatgcataaatttaaaaaaagacagagctaggaaatatatatatatattttagagagacagacaggaagggagagatagagtgaggagagagatgagaagcaccagctcgtagttgtgtcactttaattgttcattgattgcttctcatatgtgccttgaccagggggctccagctggcgagcctgcactcaagctggcaacctcagagttttgaacctgggtccttaagcatcccagattgatgatctatccactgtgccaccaccagtcaggcagggaataatttttttaaaagaaaaatatacataaatttatattGAAGTTCTGGATATGTTTTGGAGGCCAATCAACAGTATTTACTTATAATCATGAACCTCAGCTTTAACATTTGGAGAAAGCCCCCTTTTACTCTatctaattttgtcattttaatatagATGGCAGTCTTTGGAATTTAGAGAATTATATAGACGACTCTTTAAGGAGTTTTTATTTGGAAGCACCTATGGGGCTGGATATGGGCTGTTACCAGTTCTTACTGTCTGCTTGTTCCATCCCCTGCTctacttcattttctttcctttctctcccaggTTTCTGAAGTTACAGTGACTGGCAAACCATCAGAGGAAGGTGACGTCCCCAGAAGCAGCCTGCCTGCGGCTTTCACAGAGCTCCCCCAGACACCGACCATCAGGatctacccctcctcctttctctgtggCCTGGGTGGCTCCCCCAGGGACCAGGCCTCGGGGCCTGATGCAAGTGAGGGGGCAGCTGGGCCTCTCCTGAATCCTAGTCAGCAACAGGTGGAGGCTGCGTGGGAAGTGTCGAGCGAGAACGGAAGGGGCCGAAAGGACCCCATGGTCGGGGCTATTATGGACGAGCCCCCTGGGGGTTTGGCGGTCATGAGTGGGTTGGAGGAGCTGCTTGGCGAGGACACCATTGACCAGGAGCTGGAGCAGCTCTACCTGTCCCACTTGAGCCGTTTGCGGGCCGCTGTGGCTGCAGGTGGGGCAGGAAGTGGTGGGGAGGGCTCCACAGATGGGGGGGTATCCCCCAGCCATCCCCTGGGCATACTCACGGACCGCGACCTGATCTTGAAGTGGCCTGGCCCTGAGCGGGCCCTGAACAGTGCCCTGGCGGAGGAGATCACACTGCACTATGCCCGGCTGGGGCGTGGTGTGGAGCTCAtcaaggacactgaggaccctgatgaggagggggagggtgaagaGGGGCTCTCCATGATACCCTCCAGCCCAGAAGGGGGCACCCCCAAGGAGTCGCCTCCGGAAATCCTCTCTGGGGTCCATTCTTTGGCAGCCACTATAGGAGATGTGTGGCTCCCATGGGCCGAGGGCTCAGGACGTGACAGCCCTGTGGTTTTAGGTAGAGAGGGTCAGTTCACTACAGCTCCAGAGAAGGAGACGTGCAAGGACACTGACTCTTTGCACACGAACAGGGTGATATCTGGGGTGACTGGGTTCCTGGGAGGGACAGAATCCCAGACGGAGTTTACTACTAAGTGGGCAGACAGCTTGATTCCTATATCTGGCAAGGAGCCAGCAGCCCCTGTCCTGCAGGGACCAAGCCTCACCCATCTTGATACCTCGGGGGCTGAAGTCTGTCCCAGCCTGGTTAGGCCCCATGTGATTTCAAAGGATGAAGAGTGTTCAGGCCTAAGCCTTGAGTCCACAAAGAGGTCTCCCACCCTAGCAGCCCCtgcagaatgtgtgtgtgttttgcctcCCCAACTCTGGGGGCCCTTGACCCAGACTCTGGGGGTCCTGGCTGGTCTGGTGGTGGTACCTGTGGCTCTGAACAGTGGTATGTCCCTCCTGGTGCTTGCACTGTGCCTCTCTCTGGCCTGGTTCTCATAGGAGCTGCTTGTGGGACCAGCAACAACgtgtccctctctctggggtCTGGGGAGCAGCCCCTGCACCACCCCCAGAGTTCAGATGGGATGTGGACCTATACAGTGAGGGGCTCCTTTGCTTCTGAGAATACTCGACTGGAGAGAGGCCTCCCCATCCCTGAGCTCTCCCGACAGCACAGGGTTCCTGTGCAGGGAACAGTGGAGAGCAGCAGGGGACGGGTGGATAGTGGGAATGAGACCTTTCAGAATGGAACTGGGCATGTCTCCCCCCCCAACCCCGAGCccgtatttatttttgtataattctCTGGACGAGGGAGAGTGGTCGTGAGCTGGTCTTGGGGCACAATTATCCAGAGATATATTTATTAACAGCCAACCTGTGCAACCTGCtggagctttatttttaatttaatttatatagagTACCTATTATTATATGCCACAATAGAGCTCTATGAGaaatgatgtgtcttgctgtgcaGTCTTCTCCTGTTTGGGAATGAGCGTGCAGGCTGGTCATATGGGAGGGCCACAGTGGGACGTGGGACTTGGGGTGTGGGACGTGGTCATGCCTGCTGCTCAATGTGTCCTCAATATGTCCTTGAGGATCTGTGTTGCTTTACCTTATTGTTGTGATACATGTGGTCTGGTGGTTTCTGGGGGGCAGGTCGTTTGGTCATTTCCACCTTCTgtcagggagggaaaaagagtaaCAGCCACATGAGGGTTTGCTGTCACACATGTGGTTAAAGTGGTGGATGTGGTCAGCTGTGGATGTGGGGATATTGCTTGTGAATCAGCGCAAGACTttgaagttactttaaaaaaataaaaaaactaccaacaaaaaAACAGCCTTAGACACCAGCACGGAGACCCTTCTGCCCAGAAGATTGGGAAGGCCACAGAAAGGACAGAGGCGTTAGTGTGCTGTGAAAAATTCATACCAGAGTTGCTGTCCACAGaaattgcatttctaacaaaaCAGGAAACCCAGAAGCACTGAAAGAAAGGATAGATATATTTActacatgcaaaataaaaactCTGCATAGCAAAATGaacactatatatttatttactttccttCACAGCAAAACTTTATACTAACTTTCTTCAGTTATTTTCCTCCAGGACTCCAGTGCTTTTCTGAAACATCTGCAATCAGATTTTTTGCTTAACCACTTCATAaaaagtgctgaggtcactggttgttATCCCAATGGTCCAGTCTCATACCTCATCTTATTTGATCCATTGGTAGCATTTGACACAGTTGATCATCTCAAGCTTGAAATCCTTTCTTCACTTGATTTCCAAGACACCACActcccccccttttcctcttagCTCACCTGCCACTCTTCTAGAACAGTTCTTGGCACATATAGGTGCTCAACCAACACCCACTGAATGAAATAACCGAAAGAGCAAACATGTATATGGGGAACTGGAGCGAGATGGCTGGAGAACTTAGTTGGTCACTCAGTGATTATAAGCTCACTTCCATTCCACAAGACACCTCTGCTCTCTGAAGACAGATGAAGGAGCTCCCAGTGTatgggggagagagacaaagaattaCAGTGGAGCGTGGTTAGAACAGTGATGGGGACAATGGGCTGTGGGACCCCCAGGATTGATGCTCAGCCTAGTGTGGGGACTCTAGAAGCTTTAGGGCACATGGTGCCTgaactgggtttttaaaaatgagcaagaaTCTACCAGGTaataaaggggaagagagggcagTCCAGTCAGAGTGAGTAGCATCACAGAGGTCTGGAAGTGGAAAGCAGCTAGTGAAAACAAATTAGCCCACCCACATTTCATCTCTCTTTCAATGAGGGTATTCggactttgtcaaatatcaaaatCTATTTGGATTTTGTTAGTGTCTGGATGTGTTGGTGTCCTTCCATTAATGTGGTAATCTGATCAGTGTTGAAAAGGCAACTTGATGCCAATCATGttgaaaatgacataaaatggacaaattactACAAACATGTCTTGCCAAAATTGTCTCAAAAAAACCCGTGAAATCTTGAGTTGTCCTATTAAATATCAGAACCTGTAGCCTGTGTTTTTCCACACAGACACTCTGGGCCAGATGGTTTTGCTGGTGAAGTACTCGAGGAGCAAGTAATTCCAATTCTACAAGAGCAATTTCAGAGTGTAAAAAGGGACCATTCCTAATTCATTTTATGTGGCTGATATAACCTTGATACTAAAACCTGAGGAGTGAAAAGCATATTACAGAACAATCTCAAGAAAATAgatgtagatatatatttttaaagattttatttactgatttaagagacagagagagagaaaggcaagggaggaggagcaggaagcatcaactcatagttgcttctcacattctcacatgtgccttgactgggcaggcccagggttttgaacctggtgaCCTTAGCGTTCCACTATattgaccacaggtcaggcagatgcaGATATTTTAAACCAAGTGATAACCGCCTGTCATAGTCTGTTCagactgctgtaacaaaatagcACAGACTAGGTGGctaataaacaacaaatatttctttcttacaCTTCTGAGGCTGGAAAGTCAAGATCAAGGTGCCTGCAGTTTTGGTATATTGTGAGGGTCAGTTTAGTGGTTCACATACAACTGTCTTACTATGTCCTCACAGAGTGTGGGTATGAGGTCAATCTCTGGAGCTGCGTTTATAAAGACACTAATCCTGTTCATGAGGGTTCCTCCCTCATGACctgatcacctcccaaaggcttcacctcttaataccatcacattggggattaggtttcaatGTACGAATTTTGAAGGGACAAAAGTATTCAGTCTATAGCACTGCCTAAGTCCAGTACAGATGCTTTTTGACATGAAGGATTACTTCCCAATAAATCATAAGTTGAAAGTATTGtaagttgaaaatgcatttaacacACCTAACCTACCAAACATCATAGTTTGACCTAGCCTACCTTAAATGTGCCCAGAACACTTAATAACAGTTTGCAGTTGGACAATTATCTTGAGTTTCACCTCAAAAGTAATTGCCTTCCTTGTCTTTTCATCAGAAGCAGAAGACACAGATGGATGTTTGGTAGACATGATGGGATGTGAAAACATAAAACACGATAtccaaaaaatgacaacaaaaaacaCTGTAGAGTATTGATTGTTTATTCTTGTGGTTTTGTAGCTGACTGGGAGCTTTGGCTTGCTGCTGATGCCTAGTATCACAGAAAGTATGGCACTGTATGTTGCTaccctgcagaaaaaaaaaatcaaaattcaaaaaagTACAGTTTCTATTGAATGTATATCGCTTTTGCATcgttgtaaagtaaaaaaaattgtaagtcgAACTATCATAAGCTGGGGAACGTGTGtatattaaaaaagtatattatatGACCATATTGGATTTATTCCCAAACTGCACTGTGGTTTAACATTTGAACTCAATCAGCATAATTTGCCCCATTAGTTAATTAAACCAGAAAAACCACAATTATCTCAGTAGATGTAGAGAAAGGTTAGAAAAAATTTGACATCTGTTCATGATTTAAAGAAACTTAGCAAGTTAGTTGAATAAACCTTCCCAACGTAAAGGGTACCTACAAAGATCTACAATAAACTACATAATTAGAAGTGAAATTTTAAGAGCTTTGACATTTGGAATGTGGCAAGCATGCCTGCTGTCACCATTTCTATTGAGCATTGTACTGGAGGTCCTACAAGCACAATAaagcaaggaaaagaaaatatataaagattggaaatgaaaagaattgtcattatttgtagatgatactgttgtagaaaatccaaaataatccATGGATAAATTATTAGTgttattacaaattttaaaagattttgataTAAAAtccataattaaaaatagattgcTTTTATTGctaacaacaaagaaaagttttaataaaGATACCATTTATGAACTACTTAGAAATTAACAAAAGGGAGCAAtatctctttggaaaaaaagaaaacattgaaagacattaaaaaagacTAAATAGATGTAGTAGTTCATAGATGTATGTGTTCATCAAATGGAAAAATCAATGTCATTAAGCTATTATTTCCCTCTAAACTGTTTTGTACGTTCAGGGCAAATCCAGTTGCGATTCCaatagatttgtgtgtgtgtgtgtgtgtgtgtgtgtgcgcgcgcatcaTAATAAGTAAATTCTTAGAATTTATGCCTAAATGCCAACTAGCCAGGACACCTATACTTATTATAAAAGTATAGCAATTAAGATGGTGTAATATTACTGTAAGGGTTGACAAATAGACCACTGAAAGATCAGTGGTCTCAGAAACAGATCCACTCTTGCAGAGACACAGAGTAGGTGGCCAAGGAGGTACTGTGAGACCAGAAGAGATGGTTGAATTTTCAGTATTTGGaacattgttttccatagtgaaaaATAATTGGATTCCTACCTCACAACACAAAAGGAATTCTAGGTGGATTCAAAACCTAAATGTGAAAGGCAAATATCAGAGAGCTTTAAGAATTTAACAGAAGAATACCTTCATATACTCATGGTagaaaagtttttcttaaataagacacaaaaactaactataaatgaaaatgataaaacatttacctacattaaaattaagaatgtcTATTGATCAAAAAACACCATAAAGAGCAAAAATCTCAAATTGGGACATACATTGGGAGAAGATCATTGAAACATGAGTGACAAAAGGCTCAAACctagaatatatgaaaaactacaaatagaaaatCCAGGCATGACAATAAGTGTATAAATAAGTTGTATCTTCACAGAATGTAATATTTCACAATGTAAATGAAAAACCTACAACTACATGGAACAGTCTGGATAAATTGCACAGACATACCTTCTACACAATAATTGAGTAGACGAAGCCAAACAAGTCATTACACATGTATGACCCATTTACACAAatttcaaaaacaggcaaaacaaaTCCATTACTAGTAGTAAAATTATACAGAAAAGCAAGGGAATGATTATCATCAAGTCATGATGGTATTTACTTCTGGGGCAAGGAGGGGTGTGATTGGGAAAGGACTCAGGGGACTTCTGGAATGTTGATAATAGCCTGATTGACCTGGGTCATTTTTCATGAATTTTCAATTCATTAATATTCATTAATATGCACATTTCTCAGgcaaaaaacaagcacaaaagaaACCATGACTAAAATAAAAGGTAGTGAGAGGTGGGAGTAATGTGGCTCTCTGGGACTCTTCCACACAAGCTCCAGACAACCTTGCTTTCCTTGTCTAGACCACAAAGTGTAGATCACCTACTTCCTTCAGAACCTCCCTTGGGGTCAGGATCTTGCCTTCAGTCCTGGAAAGTTACCCAGTCTTCCTCAGCCCTGTGCATTGAAGTCATGTTTTGGGAAATTATTTATTCTGTGTCTGCTGACAACAGCCATGGAGTAGGGGCATCCCTATCTCTCAGGGGACGGATagtatctagagcaggggtccccaaactttttacacagggg contains:
- the PPP1R3F gene encoding protein phosphatase 1 regulatory subunit 3F isoform X2; translated protein: MKGTDDNTPAVECLDVQESVGPLVAPTPLRPWPQMTLQVSEVTVTGKPSEEGDVPRSSLPAAFTELPQTPTIRIYPSSFLCGLGGSPRDQASGPDASEGAAGPLLNPSQQQVEAAWEVSSENGRGRKDPMVGAIMDEPPGGLAVMSGLEELLGEDTIDQELEQLYLSHLSRLRAAVAAGGAGSGGEGSTDGGVSPSHPLGILTDRDLILKWPGPERALNSALAEEITLHYARLGRGVELIKDTEDPDEEGEGEEGLSMIPSSPEGGTPKESPPEILSGVHSLAATIGDVWLPWAEGSGRDSPVVLGREGQFTTAPEKETCKDTDSLHTNRVISGVTGFLGGTESQTEFTTKWADSLIPISGKEPAAPVLQGPSLTHLDTSGAEVCPSLVRPHVISKDEECSGLSLESTKRSPTLAAPAECVCVLPPQLWGPLTQTLGVLAGLVVVPVALNSGMSLLVLALCLSLAWFS
- the PPP1R3F gene encoding protein phosphatase 1 regulatory subunit 3F isoform X1; its protein translation is MARTAPVEPPLRPPAPPSPAAGEPRTSVEAAAAPRRVLFADEALGLPLAQLRRYRPWGGPGAGKMAAVAGQDGDGGGADEDDDGEDGDEGEEEEEACLEPSPLCPVPAGGGFYLVPTFSLPPAPGRLERLGRVMVELEALLPPPGAVPGGAGVWVPGGRPPVLRGLVRVLNRSFEKAVHVRASHDGWASFCDHPARYVPRNPPGAGAGGPGTRDPILDPGLGLVSGQVSSSPDDGGRTDRFAFQLPFAEGAGDGARLDFVVRYETPEGTFWANNNGRNYTVLLRIAPAPTPTDAEGLPQQQQVPQLEPQPESQGPVEAEARQLKSCMKPVRRRPNEEDLRMKGTDDNTPAVECLDVQESVGPLVAPTPLRPWPQMTLQVSEVTVTGKPSEEGDVPRSSLPAAFTELPQTPTIRIYPSSFLCGLGGSPRDQASGPDASEGAAGPLLNPSQQQVEAAWEVSSENGRGRKDPMVGAIMDEPPGGLAVMSGLEELLGEDTIDQELEQLYLSHLSRLRAAVAAGGAGSGGEGSTDGGVSPSHPLGILTDRDLILKWPGPERALNSALAEEITLHYARLGRGVELIKDTEDPDEEGEGEEGLSMIPSSPEGGTPKESPPEILSGVHSLAATIGDVWLPWAEGSGRDSPVVLGREGQFTTAPEKETCKDTDSLHTNRVISGVTGFLGGTESQTEFTTKWADSLIPISGKEPAAPVLQGPSLTHLDTSGAEVCPSLVRPHVISKDEECSGLSLESTKRSPTLAAPAECVCVLPPQLWGPLTQTLGVLAGLVVVPVALNSGMSLLVLALCLSLAWFS